Part of the Lucilia cuprina isolate Lc7/37 chromosome 5, ASM2204524v1, whole genome shotgun sequence genome is shown below.
tattgactagattatagactagactatagactagactataaacatgactacaggctagactatagactagacaatagactagacaatagactagactatagactagactatagactagactatagactagactatagactagactatagactagactatagactagactatagactagactatagactagactatagactagactatagactagactatagactagactatagactagactatagactagactatagactagactatagactagactatagactagactatagactggactttagactggactatagactatactatagactggactataaactagactatagactagactatagactaggctatatactagactatagtctagattataaaatagactaaaggctagactaaaggtttgactataaactagacaatagactagagtatagactataggctgaactgtaaactagactatagactagactatactatagactaaactataaactagactatagactagactagactatagactagtatatagactagactatagactagaactatagactagaatatagactagcatatagactagaatatagactagactatagactagagtagactatatgtCGTTTCAATTACCTGaaatataatctagtccatagtttacactatagtctagtccatagtatagactGTAGTTGTCAAtagtttgttttaagaaaacctTTTTCTATTTATCTTTACTTTCTCTCATTCCACTGTCCACTCAAACAAACTTGACCTTTAAAATAACCATCATTATTTAATAGAAAgtgaaaatcaaatgaaattattcaatatattaaactattttacCTCCCCTCTCTTGTAGCTACTTTCGGtggaaatatttttctacttccttgatttttttataatttctctaTTTCTTTGTGTTACGGCTGTTTataagtttttgatttaaaattttgtggcaTGTAATCAGGTTATTTTATAGTTTCCatgacatttttttctttttgcggTGGGTGAGTCTAGTGGAAAATGAATATTTTCATGCAACTTTTAAGTCAAATCaactacacacatacatatgaacatgtatactttttttaaatagtactagcataccctgggtgcttcgctaccctaactatgttcaatatcgtaaaaatatcaaaaagtacaatcggaaaaacgaaaaagtaccaagatctctcaataaattctcatttaataagaaccgtgtattccggttaaccattatgaAGAAtacatttgaagaatagaaaagtaccaaatagttcccacttccagaatacaatttatgatataaaaagtactaaaaagttgtctcttaaagaatcgtattcaatgaggaccgtgtatgtataataatcatgtgttttcagttcatattaaagaacatacatagagtatcatttgaaggaagaaaaagtaccaaacgtGGAATAAAGTTttcctaagtggaaagtacttttcgcttagaagtatactttttcgagaattaagtttacaaaatgttccgtatttaaatcgacatatatatcacagataaaactcaaacgattcaaatatgcattcatttattccagaaaaattgtgctttaaaaaaaggtaccaaacaatttactcgaatttggtactatataggccttagtactcgaattccaaaataatataccaaaagcttattttgtgtgagtaaataaactactttttgaataaaattggtAGATtggtttgaataaaattatatttcccgttttttccctttttggtacttttttaccccagtgaaatagcaaaaatttataacaataaatattacagagttagtacgtaatttaataggaataattcaataaaccgaaaaagttttcttaatgtgctaaaaaaaaagtaccataaatacagttttctaccttttacacccaaaaaggactgaattttaaaaaagtacgaaacaggtgtctcattaTTTTGAgaaatgtatccaaaatatttagaaaaatttgattatgttaattagttgaaaagtaataaagtgccaaaaaaaggtaccaaaatcacctttgttacacatttttaccccttaaaagtacgaatttcaaaaaagtaccagacacccatctgctcattttaagagtagatgcaggtgcatttaaaaatttgctggTATCATTACTATTgtgtaagatatttaagaaagcctgttttacccgttttttcccatttttacCCGTGgatccttagtggatctacatattcaaaaacacatctactgtcaaaatttcatgattctaggttcagccgtttgggctgtgcgatgatgaatcagtcagtcagtaacgctactcttttatatatatagatttctggtttttatttatgttttatttttttttttttgtgttccgtataaaaaaatgttacttccatttcaaaatttaattgaattcaatcaaaaaatgttttttttttcactacgTGTTCATGTTTGTATGGGGATCAGAGACATGAATGTTACAGCATTAGATGAcataaatgcataaatatttcattttcaaatgtCTGCTGTACAAACttgcatttaaaatattatattttaaaaggtaATTGTGTTTGCATTagatttaatacatttttttgttttgtgctaCACGCCATTTAAActgagtttttcattttttatttattaaaaataatgcaatttttttcaaatgttatgcaatattttaagtattttttgatGTATTTTGATGTATAGactgttatatttaaaaatagtaatattcataaatattcacTTACCGTTTACGTTTACCGCATTCCAAAACTTTTAATCTTTCCCAACCTTCTTCAGTTTTAACCCAAGCTTCACCGGGTGAACGCCAATCTTTCGAAATGAACGGCATGTTGGTTTCTGggtttgtttctttgtttaactactatttaataatttattttaaaaataatgtttaaaactaaTATGATAGTTTTAACCGTTAtcacttgttttcttttatttaaattaattttagcaGTGTTTCTTTGATATGatggcaaaatatttttatttcattaaaaaaaaaacaacttatttaaaactataggACGGTTAAGCACTCAAGTTTtacttcaaaaaatatataattttattctataATTTGGTAGCTGCAAATagagaaatgttaaaatatgattaaatttttttgattagcCATAGaaatagagaaatttttgatgttataaataataattggaGCAAAATAATTGGATGTTTTCTCTTGAGATTATTTTGAGCTTAAGAAATCTatcaaaaaagtaattaaatagtttaaatatgaaatattttaaacaaacgtttttttttaagaaaaatttagtttagtagttcggttctagttcacttttagtctagttctagttcccttctagtttagttctagttcagttctagtttagttctagttcagttctagttcagttctagttcagttctagttcagttctagttcagttctagttcagttctagttcagttctagttcagttctagttcagttctagttcagttctagttcagttctagttcagttctagttcagttctagttcagttctagttcagttctcgttcagttctagttcagttctagttcagttctagttcaattccagtttatttctagttttgttttaatttagttctagttttgttctaatttagttctagtttagttttagtttagttctagtttagtttttgtttagttctagtttagttctaaattagttctatttaagttcCATTTCTGTTCTTTAAAAAgtctatattttaaactaaatccaTATATCTGTAAAATCTTAAATTCCCTCCATTTGCCCTTGtcattaatttaactaaaataaactgGTAAccccttttttattatttttatttagtgtttgtttatattgtatttgttgtgtctttgtttttcttttcagttttgGTATTGTGGATAGACAGCTGATTTCTGCAAATTACGACGTTTATTATTTTGCTCTCCATCTACATAcatagttgttattgtttttgtttgtattttcttttttggtgtTGTTATGAACTgcattatttgttgttatattttagtttatttttgttgcttttttttgcatagtacttgttttaattacaaaactgtttgtatgtgtgtatgtgagtacttttatgtataaaaatgtatgtttttccaATTAgactaaacaaaaaacacacaaaaaaaaagaaaggagGATGTGTATAATTgataaattccattaaaaaattaataattgtttaaagaaatttcccaaaaaatctatttttatctATTGCTCCCCTAAAACTTCTCATTGGAAGACAttttaatagaaacaaaaataatgaaaacaaagaaaatttcacAAAGGTCTATTAATGgcgtaaaaaaatgttattaaataggtataaaatgttgtattaagtttaatttgttgtatttactttttaatttgtttatttctttgctTTTACTGTTGTTGATATTGAAGTTTTAtgtgagtttttgtttttcttataagttttgtctgttttgttttaataaacactttttgcactttgtatttttcatttatttttttgttgttgattttattttattcaatatagAGTCTGTGagaaaaaacaattcaaactCAAGTTGCTAGTTTTCCGCTgttgtatttaaacgttccacaCGAATCGAGTCACTAAAGTGAACTAAACGATTGTAAATCCTATTCGAAATGTTAATAACGGAAAACAGTGCTGCCAGCGGCAAGCAATTGTCATGTAATAAATTCCCATGTAAAATGGGACAAAATCGTcagaaatgtatgtatattataaaatttaattttcgaaGTAAATATAGAGTTCCAATCAAGCTGATTTCAAAACAATGTTTTACCGTGTAAAAGTCCTGTTTCTACTGAGTTCGATCCTGGGAGGCATCACTCTTTTAATTGCACATCTTTTGGAGGCACCGCCTGTTGGGGGATGTATGCATCCATTCACCATTGTCGTAGAATTATCATCAAGCTTATGTACCATTTAATAGTACGCCCTGAAAAACCTACAGCTTATCCATAGCAGCTCGTCATCCGACACTTATTGACCCCGATACTGGCCTGAGCTCAGCCCtgtaatctatctatctatctatctatctatctatctatctatctatctatctatctatctatctatctatctatctatctatctatctatctatttatctacctacctatctatctatctatctatctatctatctatctatctatctatctatctatctatctatctatctatctatctatctatctatctatctatctatctatctacccaTCTACCTATCGTCTTACAAGTCATTTTGAGCCGCCGTTCAAATTTTCATTGTAAACCACCGCCGTTTTAAATTTGTGTCGGCGCAGTTTTCCATTTGTCATGTGACATTTTCTACCGGATTGTCATTTTTGACAACAGCACAACAATTTTCATCGTAAAGAAATTAGAAAGCTactaactttttatttatatgcattaaaattattaagttttcttaaataaaaagcataaaataacaaaatggcTAATAAGAATAAAGGCAATAACTCGGAGGGAAGCAAACaagctaaattaaataaacaaaaatctgatgtaagtattatttataataaaaataaacgatACATTGAATgtgacaaatttgttttatcttttttctctctctttttaGGATGTCAAAGATTACAGttcttttaaaacagttttgttttattgttcttTAATTGTATTTCTACCAGTCGTTACCTTCTTTTTCCTGAACACCTTAGTGCTggatagattttttattttgactgAAACGAAAAGCAACATTTACTCTGCTGTGGGAGCGGTGTTAGCTCTACATTTTGCTTTGGCTTTGTATATTTACCGGGCATACTTTGGTGGTTCAACACAGAGACAAAAGGCTGATTAAGCTCAAAATATGacgtattttttgtaataatttaagtGATCTTTTTTTACCACACAAAAGTAAGCATTTTCCTGAACTAATCAATCAATtccattttttttcgtttatttaatttgtagtaTAACACATTTTCTTGTTTCTCCTTCAAAgcaaacaaatgtaaataaaaagaaaagacaatttttgtgttaacaaaagtaattttaaaagtaattgagtgtgtttgtgtgtgtgagtttacaaaatgtaaagttaacataaagaataaaaatgttaCTGTAAATTACGCTCTAGAAAtgtttacaacattttacaGACTTGCATAATTGTATAGAACATTATATTTCTTCCATCGTTTCGTTAAAACAGtattttagttgatttttttgaaataaaatgcgtttattaaattatttaaaacaaaactccaAATTTTATGGCTCATTAATGGACCAAGTGCGTGATAGTAGTCCtgcatttatacaaaatttattgccctcaaagaaaatttataatttgggTGCTTGTTTTGAAGTAGTCGATTTGTTggtaagttgtttttgttttattgtgtttaCTTTTCGTTTAGCTAATCAGGTAGGGGGTGAggtgatttagttttcaatgaaataaaaacgTGTTTGAGGTTAAACAACCCTGTTTTTTTTGGTTGTGAACACTGTTAGAAAGAAATGTGttatattagttttgtgttaaattaacaTGTATCGAGTTGGTTTACAGAATGTAATTAGGTCAAGTTTCACATGATGGTTtgaaatagggttctataaatcgactttcgaataatcgaacaatcgactttttgtcgaagtcgactattttgttccaaaaaagtcgataactcgactatcgtctatgaaaaaagtcgaaaagtcgactttgtaaaaaaaagtcggaagtcgaaaaaagttggaaaaagtcgataaaagtcggaaaaagtcgaaaatagtcggaaaaagtcgaaaatagtcggaaaaattcgaaaaatgtcgaagccgaaaattcgaaaaacgtcgaaagaagtcgaatgaagtcgaaaaaaatcagaaaaggtcggaaagtcgaaaaaagtctaatatagtcgaaagtcgaaaaaagtctaaaatagtcgaaaagtcgaaaatagtcggaaaaagtcgaaaaaagtcgaagtcgactattttgttccaaaaaagtcgataactcgactatcgtctatgaaaaaagtcgaaaagtcgactttgtaaataaaagtcgaaaaaagtcggaaagtcgtaaaaagtcgaaaagttgaaaaaagtcggaaaaagtcgaaaatagtcggaaaaagtcgaaaatagtcggaaaaattcgaaaatagtcgaaaagtcgactatttataaaatattaaaagtaaaaaagtcgaaaaatcgacttttcataaaatgcaaaaagtcgaaaaatcgacttttaactaaatgcaaaaagtcgacttttcataaaatgcaaaaagtcgaaaagtcgacttttcgtttcaactatagaaccctagtttgaAACAGTGGGCAGAAAagtttactttaataaaaatttgtttatgtatagATAgcgtagatagatagatgtgtAGCCCACTGTTTTGGCTTTCCCCAAgattcatttatttgaaaacataaCAGAAATACGTTATTTTCTGACTTAACACACATTAACACAACTGTTATACCAAATACAACTCTTATTTCACATTGGTATGACAAACGAAAGATGAaggaaaaccaaaaacaaatcaGCTGTCATTAActgttatttgttgtttacaagtgttttgttttgttgcttttcgcctataataaataagttatttactatttttgttaaattaataaagaacGTTAATGATaagcataaaatttataaacaattgtacaaataaacaaaaacacgcATGAaagttaagaaagaaaaaaatcccctgtaaaacaacaaattaatgtCTGTCTACGTGGTCATAgtgaaaagagaaaaacaaaagaaaacacctgttgatttattattaaagaaataaaagtaattagtttagaaaatttagcTAGATAACAATAAAAGCTAATTAGTTACAGggataaaaaatgcatttaaaagaTTTGTGGGTGATTTTGTTAATAGTGTTTGCGGTAACTGGTCAACATAACCAGGCCGACAATGGCTTCTTAGTGGGACAAAGACAggtggtgtttttttttcaaaaagaaatttgtaattaaataaaaattaactatattttctattaaatattacaGCAACACTATCCCACAGATGAGTTAACAGACAGCCAGTTTGCTCAATTAAGTCAACTATCAAATGTGGCCCATTTAAAGCAGGCCACCAAAGAAATTCTCATACCCCGTATAGTGGGTACGCCGGGACATAAGAAAGTTCGTGATTATATAGTGAAAAGTTTAAAAGATCTACAATGGTCCATAGAATTAGATAGTTTTCATGATACGGCTCCCATTAAAGGCAATTTGGAGTTTCACAATATCATCGCTACCCTCAATCCAAAAGCTGAACGTTATTTAGTGCTGGCCTGTCACTATGATAGTAAATACATGCCGGAAGTAGAATTCTTAGGAGCCACTGATTCTGCAGTTCCTTGCGCCATGATGTTGAATCTAGCCGAAGTTTTGGATTCACACTTAGAGCCCTTCCGTGACTCGAAACTTAGCTTAATGTTATTGTTCTTTGATGGTGAGGAGGCTTTTAAGGAATGGGGTCCCAAAGATTCTATATATGGTGCTAGACATTTAGCTAAAAGATGGCAAACGGAAGGCTTTCTACCGAAAATTGATATGTTAATGCTGTTGGATTTGCTGGGTGCTCCAGATCCaaaattttatagctttttcCAAAATACTGAATCTTGGTATACACGTTTCCTCAACTTAGAGGCTCGACTCTCCGATGCTGGTCTCATGGAGCGTTATGTTAGCAGTGGTGTGTCACGGCACTATCCTAATCGTTATTTCCAACCTAGTGCTTTACGTTCATCGTATATTGAAGATGATCATATACCCTTTTTACAGCGTAATGTACCTATTCTTCATATAATACCCATGCCATTTCCCACAGTTTGGCATACGCCCGATGATAATGAAACTATTATAGATTATAGTACCACGGAAAATTTGGCACGTATTATACGATTATTTACTATGGAAtatctttttggtattttaaggaaataataGTGAACATCACACAATACTACTTATACATCTTTcctatgttttttgtttaaactccCCGTTTTTTTCCCATATATTTGTATAACCGTCTTTTTGAAATCTGTCCATATATGTTCAAACAAATTGtacgttaattttaaaattatgtttttttttaggtattaaatgtttttatatgttttcctATTTTTCGAATATtccttaatgatttttttttaactataaaaaattttactaaaattttagtatttgaattgttaagtattaaattaaggaaaaaaatagaaatgttgtgcaataataaaaaattacatattttttgaaaataattattgttataCTGATATTTAATAATAGGTTAAAGGTTATTTGTAATTCAAATCTCCTCTAGTTGTGTGccatttcagttctagtactgttctagtttaattccagttcagttatagttaagTTATAGcacttttctagttcagtttactTAAGTTATGTTCTAGGTcatttctagttgagttctaattAAGTTGCCATTCAATTTTACTTCAATTCTtattcggttctagttctgctccAATTTGGTTTAAGTTCTTGTTctttttaattctgttctagttcagttctagttctgctctagttcggttttagtttagatccagtttagttctagttcggttttcatttagttcagttctgttcttattctgttctagttcaattctagttcagttctttttcagttttggttcagttctagtttagttctagttcagttctagttcaattctagttcaattctaattcagttctagttcagttctagttctgatctagtcctgttctattagttttgttcttgttctgttctagttttgttcaagttctgttctattactgttctagttcagttctagttcagttctagttcagttctagttcagttcaagtttagttctagttcagttctagttctgttctagttttgttcttgttcagtttaagtttaattctagtccagttctagtcagttttacttcagttctgttctggtctagttctgttcttgttctgttctagctctgttattgttctgttctggttctgttctagttcagttttatttcagttccagttcagttttagttcagttctagttgagttctagttttgttctagttcagttttagttctatttcagttctaggtgatttctagttcagttctagtttagttctatttctgttctagtttagttctagttgtgCTCTTTTTCTGTTATtcttctgttctgttctagttcagttctagttcagttctagctctgttctagttcagttctactttagttctagttcagttctactttagttctagtgcagctctagttctgttcttcttcagttttagttcagttctagtttaggtctacttcagttctagttctgttctagttctgttatagttctgttctagttctgttctagttctgttctagttttgttcttgttcagtttaagtttaattctagtctagttctagtcagttttacttcagttctgttctggttctgttctagctctgttcttgttctgttctagttctgttttagttctgtttaagttctgttctggttctgttctagttctgttctgttctagttctgttctagttctgttctagttctgttctagttctgttctagttcagttttatttcagttccagttcagttttagttcagttctagttgagttctagttttgttctagttcagttcaatttcagttctagtttagttctagatcagttctaggtgatttctagtttagttctagttcagttctagtttagttctagttcagttctagttcagttctagttctgctctttTTCTGTTCTtcttttgttctgttctagttcagttctagctctgttatagttctgttatagtcagttctagttcagttctagttctgttctctttCTGTTcttcttctgttctagttcagttctagttcagttctagtttagttctagttcagttcaagttcagttctagttcagttctagtttagttctagttcagttctggttcagttctagttcagttctatttcaattttatttcagttttatttcagttctatttcagttctagttcaattgtatTTCActtttagttccgttctagttttag
Proteins encoded:
- the LOC111686076 gene encoding vacuolar ATPase assembly integral membrane protein VMA21 homolog, whose protein sequence is MANKNKGNNSEGSKQAKLNKQKSDDVKDYSSFKTVLFYCSLIVFLPVVTFFFLNTLVLDRFFILTETKSNIYSAVGAVLALHFALALYIYRAYFGGSTQRQKAD
- the LOC111686077 gene encoding glutaminyl-peptide cyclotransferase isoform X1; protein product: MRLLNYLKQNSKFYGSLMDQVRDSSPAFIQNLLPSKKIYNLGACFEVVDLLQHYPTDELTDSQFAQLSQLSNVAHLKQATKEILIPRIVGTPGHKKVRDYIVKSLKDLQWSIELDSFHDTAPIKGNLEFHNIIATLNPKAERYLVLACHYDSKYMPEVEFLGATDSAVPCAMMLNLAEVLDSHLEPFRDSKLSLMLLFFDGEEAFKEWGPKDSIYGARHLAKRWQTEGFLPKIDMLMLLDLLGAPDPKFYSFFQNTESWYTRFLNLEARLSDAGLMERYVSSGVSRHYPNRYFQPSALRSSYIEDDHIPFLQRNVPILHIIPMPFPTVWHTPDDNETIIDYSTTENLARIIRLFTMEYLFGILRK
- the LOC111686077 gene encoding glutaminyl-peptide cyclotransferase isoform X2, with protein sequence MHLKDLWVILLIVFAVTGQHNQADNGFLVGQRQQHYPTDELTDSQFAQLSQLSNVAHLKQATKEILIPRIVGTPGHKKVRDYIVKSLKDLQWSIELDSFHDTAPIKGNLEFHNIIATLNPKAERYLVLACHYDSKYMPEVEFLGATDSAVPCAMMLNLAEVLDSHLEPFRDSKLSLMLLFFDGEEAFKEWGPKDSIYGARHLAKRWQTEGFLPKIDMLMLLDLLGAPDPKFYSFFQNTESWYTRFLNLEARLSDAGLMERYVSSGVSRHYPNRYFQPSALRSSYIEDDHIPFLQRNVPILHIIPMPFPTVWHTPDDNETIIDYSTTENLARIIRLFTMEYLFGILRK